TGGCTTTTGAAATTGCATTGTCGAAAGCTTTGGTAGCTTCTTCGTATCGTTCCTGCTGATACAGCGAATTACCCAGGTTATATCCTGATTTTAGTTCCGGTTTTTTTTCATCCGCTTTTCTGTATTGGGTTTCAGCCCCTGAATAATCTCCCTGTTTGTAAGTTTTATCTCCTTTGCGCAGATATTCATGTGCTGACTGAGCCCAAATTTTTGAATTGCCTGAAAATACGATCAGTAGTAGGACAATTTTAATAAAAAGATGACCTGAATAATGAATGACTGAGCGAATTCTAGCCCTTAATCCTATTGCTATATTTGATTTCATCATACAGTTTTTTTAACAGGATTTATAAAAAATGAAACCATCAGTAAAACGATTCCCAAAAATATAAAATACGGAAAATAGCTGTTATATTCTGTAAATGATTTTCGGTCAACTTCCCTTTTCTGTATTTTTTCTAACTGTACTTTTAATTCAGAAAGAGCATCGCTCCCTTCTCCTATCAGAAAAAAAGATCCACCTCCTGCTCCGGCAACATCCTTTAGCATATCGATATTCAAACGGCTTCTGACCGGATTCCCTTCTTCGTCTGTTTTGTATGCAGATCTGCCATTTTCATTGCTCATGATCATTGCGCCTTCTTCCGTACCTACTCCAACCGTAAATATGGTAATCCCATTTTCTGATGCCTTTTGAGCTGCTTTTACAGCTTCCCCATCATGATCTTCTCCATCTGAAATAATCACCAACGCTTTCTGGTGCTGAGATGTACGAGTAACATTTTCAGCCAGTTCGATAGCTCCTCTGATGTCAGTACCTTGTGTGCCTGCCATATCAGAATTGGCAGAGCGGACAAACATCTGAGCTGCGGCATAATCAGTCGTAAGTGGCATCTGAAGATAAGCAGCTCCGGCAAACAGAATTAATCCTATCCTGTCTCCTTTGTGATTCTGAATCAGGGACTCAGCAAATTTTTTAGCCCTGTCCAATCTCGAAGGACTGATATCCCGTGCATTCATACTATTGGAAATATCGAGGCCAATGAAGATATCTGATTTTTCAACCTTCACTTTTTCTTTTTTGGTTCCCCATTGAGGATTCGATGCTGCCAGGATCAGAAGAGCGATTCCTGTAATCTCAAGGGTATATCGAATATGAAGTGATTTGCCGGATTTTCCTTTCAAAAGCCTCAAAATCAATTCAGACGAACCAAATTTTTGTATCCTGGATTGCAATTTCCGATTCATCCAATAATAAAAAAGTACCAGCACCGGAATCAATGCCAACAAATACAAAACCACACTTTCTTCAAATCTGAACATGTACGTACCTTTTTGACTTTATGTAAATGTTCTGAAAATACTGAGCCTCAGAATAATAAAAACCAGCCAAAGCAACATCGCCGGATATAGAAATATTCTGTTCATCTCTTTATACCTTTTAAATACACTTATTTCCATTTCTGTTTTTTCAAGTTTATCTATTTCACGATAAATTTCTTCCAGACTTTGTCTATCAACTGCTCTGAAATACTTACCGCCTGTCATTCCGGAAATCTGCTTCATGAGTTCTGTGTCTATTTCTACATTGGTTAGCCCGTAGATATATTGTCCGTCCATTCTTCGATTGACCGGCGAAAGTGCCTGCCCCATCGTACCAACGCCAATGGTGTAAACTCTAATTCCAAATTCAGCAGCAATCTCCGCTGCTGTGATGGGCTTGATATATCCCGCATTGTTCACTCCGTCTGTGAGTAATATGACGATTTTGGATTTGGCTTCGCTGTCTTTGATTCTGTTTACTGCGGTTGCGAGCCCCATACCGATTGCAGTGCCATCTTCCAACATGCCTATCTGAAGACCGGACAAAAAATCCTTTAAAATATTATGATCGGTTGTCAATGGGCATTGCGTAAAACTTTCTCCCGCAAAAACAACCAATCCGATTCTGTCATAAGGCCTCTTATCTACAAATTCAGTAGCCACAAGCTTACTGACCTCAAGTCGGTCCGGATTAAAATCTTTGGCCAGCATACTACTGGATAAGTCCATCGCTAAGATAATATCTATTCCTTCGGCTTTCACCGTTTCTTCTGTTAATGTGAGTTGTGGTCTTGCCAATGCAATAATCAACAAAATCAAAGCTAATACCTTGAGAACAGGTAAATATTTATACAATTTTCCTTTGAGACTTTGAATATTTTCAACAGACTTTAAATCTGAAATAATAAGTGGAGCCTCTTTTTTTTCTATTCTGAAAAAGTAAAAATATATCAGAATCGGAATGACCGCCAAGGCCAATAACCACCAGGGAGCACTAAAATGAAAGTTTTCAAAATATTGCAACATGCTTATTCATCTGTTTTTTGGGTGTTGTAAACAAATTCGAATGCCTGTTGTAAAAAGTTTTCATGAATACTCTCGTCCGGGGTAGCTTTCGCAAATTTTACCAAATCTGCAATAGTGAGTATTTGATTGAGATTCTGAGCAAAAAGCGGATTAAAATTATTTTTTTTCAGAACTGCCAGAATCTCATCGGTCGTCATTTCCAATGCTTTGAAGTTGTATCTATTCTCCAGATATTCCCGGATGATAAATGTCAATTTGGTTTGGAATAATTTTATTTCTCCTTTTTGCCAAAGCTCTTCTCCTTTTAGTTCCTGTAGTGCCAGCAAGGCTTTTTCATGTGCTGGTAATATGATTTCCGGTATGATTTCCGGTTCAATTGTTTTCTTTTTTGAAAATTTTCGATATAAATAAAATGCGATCAACCCTAAAATAAGCAGTATTCCGAGTCCATACAGATAAGGCAGATAATCAGAAAATGTTATGCCTTCAGTCATTATATCTTTAATTGGTTGCAGTTGAATCGAGTCGCTTACTGCAAATCCTGCTGGTGGCAAGACGACTATTTGTTTTGATTCGACAGGGAGCTGTTCTAAGCTTTGTTCCGTATCACACTTGGGTGAAGTTATCTGAAAAATACCGGGATTGTAAATCGCTACTGTAAATGTATTTTCAGCCTGTGCCATATCCCAATTTGCCACAAATTCGATTTTAGTTAAATCTGTTGTGGAATTCGGTTCGGAATAAGGCCATTTTCCGCTGCTCAATACGTCCAGATCTGCGTATTTTTCAAGTAATGTTGTATCCTGAATGTAAATTTTATTTTCAATTTTTTTCCAGGGGGAGAAATCAAGTGATTTGGGTGTTGCCGAAGAAGGAATATTAATAGTAATACTTAATTGAAAAGTATCTCCCATGATGACTGTATCTTTGGATGGCTTTAATGAGACTATGACCTGAGCCTTGATATCTGATGATGCTATCAAAGTATAGGTCATAATTATAAATAAAGTCAGGTAGCGCATCACTTGGATCTTTTTTTGAAAAAATGATGAAGGCTTTTCAGATAATCATCTGATGTATTGATCGATAGCTGATCAGACTTAGCTTTTGCAAAACTGGTTTTAAATTCTGTAAGTACTTTTTCGTATCTATTATGATATCTTGATCTGATGTCCTTGTCACTCGTATCCAATATTCTTTCTGCTCCGGTCTCACTGTCCTGCACCCATATCAACCCCACATCGGGTAACTCTTTCTCTCTTTCATCAAAAATCCTTAATCCGATGACATCATGCTTTTTAGCAGCTATTTGTAATGCCTGATTATATCCTGAAGCTTTAAAATCAGAAATCAAAAAACAGATAGCTCTCTTTTTTTGTGTATTATTAAGATATTCCAAAGCCTGTGTTA
The genomic region above belongs to Saprospiraceae bacterium and contains:
- a CDS encoding VWA domain-containing protein; this encodes MLQYFENFHFSAPWWLLALAVIPILIYFYFFRIEKKEAPLIISDLKSVENIQSLKGKLYKYLPVLKVLALILLIIALARPQLTLTEETVKAEGIDIILAMDLSSSMLAKDFNPDRLEVSKLVATEFVDKRPYDRIGLVVFAGESFTQCPLTTDHNILKDFLSGLQIGMLEDGTAIGMGLATAVNRIKDSEAKSKIVILLTDGVNNAGYIKPITAAEIAAEFGIRVYTIGVGTMGQALSPVNRRMDGQYIYGLTNVEIDTELMKQISGMTGGKYFRAVDRQSLEEIYREIDKLEKTEMEISVFKRYKEMNRIFLYPAMLLWLVFIILRLSIFRTFT
- a CDS encoding VWA domain-containing protein, encoding MFRFEESVVLYLLALIPVLVLFYYWMNRKLQSRIQKFGSSELILRLLKGKSGKSLHIRYTLEITGIALLILAASNPQWGTKKEKVKVEKSDIFIGLDISNSMNARDISPSRLDRAKKFAESLIQNHKGDRIGLILFAGAAYLQMPLTTDYAAAQMFVRSANSDMAGTQGTDIRGAIELAENVTRTSQHQKALVIISDGEDHDGEAVKAAQKASENGITIFTVGVGTEEGAMIMSNENGRSAYKTDEEGNPVRSRLNIDMLKDVAGAGGGSFFLIGEGSDALSELKVQLEKIQKREVDRKSFTEYNSYFPYFIFLGIVLLMVSFFINPVKKTV